The genomic interval CAACAGAGAGAAGAGAGTCGTTATCGGCGAAAGCGTCTTCTACTTGTTCGAATTCGGAAGACGCAGTTTCCCCACCTGGAATGTCCCACGATGCGTACGCGCCGATATAGTCTACGACACAGCGGAACACTGGTTCCTCTGGCATCGTTGCACGTAGCTGTGGCTGTTCAACGTCTGTAATCGCTCGTTCAGTGGCGGCTTCAAGATCGTCGAGATCGTCCCACCGGCGTCGAGCGAGGTCATCGCGAATCTGGCGTTCCGATGCAGCTCGAACAGAGTCGAGCGTACACCATCGAACGGCCTCACGAACGTCGGGATCCTGGAGGTGATCGTTGGGGTCGATCCCTTCGGTGATCGACTGGGAACAGGACCAGAATCGCCGGTTCGTCACCCAGTACAGAGCGAGTTTCCACGTGGCAGCCTTGTCGGCGAACGACTCGCGTTCGTCATCGTCTGCGACGAAGGACTCGGTAGCGTCAAGAAGCGAGCCGAAGGTCGCGCTGAGGTACTTCCCGAGGTACGCGCCAGCTGTCGACTCCTTGTCGTGGCCGTCGTCGCCGAACTCGATCAGCTCGTGCGAGCGTGTCCGGTTGCGAACCCACTGTTCGCCGTGATCGTGGTCGCCGAAGCGGTACCAGTCGACAAATCCTTCGTCACTCTGGAACTCTGGTTCCAGGTCGTCGAGATTGTCGCGATAGGTCAGCGGGTACGCGTCGACGATCTCACCCTGTCCGTAGTCGGCCCACTTCGAGGCCAGCTCCGTCTTGTCGCAGAGCCAGGGCATTCCGTCGTCGCCGCGGGTGGGTACGTCGAAGAACAGGACGTGCAGGTGTGGATAGCCCTTCTCGGTGAACTCCAGGGCCTTGATGTAGTCCGGTCGGTCACGCGGTCGTCCGGTCACTTTGTTGTCGAGGCCGGGACGCCAGCCGAGTACGTCGGGATCACGAGTATCAGATTTCGTCGACGGATCTGAATCGAAGTAAGACAACAGGCGGTTGAAGTTCTCGTTGATCGAGTCGATCCCGTCGAGGAGGGAATCCTGGCGCTTCGGGTCGGTGGTCAGCGTCACCAGCACAGCGTTGTCAGCGTTGTCGTAGCCGTATTCGAGAGCATCGTTGAAGCGGGCGAACTGTTTGGAGATACGACCCTGGTCGTTGAACCGGGTCTTGTAGTCCTTCGTCATCCGCTTGGTCGTCTCGCCGCCGCAGCGGTCGACGAAGTGAACGTCGAAGAGCAGCCGGTAGTCTTTGATCCGGTTCAGGTAGGATGTAAAACCGTCTACGAGGAGTTCCTGGAGGTCGTCGTCCACGGAATCGACCTTGCTGAGGTAGTTGCGCAGAAATTGGCGGTCGTACGACTGGGCTTCGGATTGCCCGGTTGTTTGAGTAATGCCTTCTGTAATCAAGTCAAGAAGGCGCAGTGTGGGCGTGACCATCAGAACGCCCGAAGACCGTGATTTCCGCACGTAGGGGTCTTCAGGGGCTACGAGGTCGTCGACGAAGCGGTATGCAAACTGGTAGTCGGGATCTGAGCCGTCGACGCGCTCACAGGCGTCGGGCGAGACGCCCTTCACTGCGTACGAAACGACGTGCGAGAGTGGCGACCCCTCTGGATGGGCTGCTATGAACTTCACTATCCGAACGCGATCGTGATCGCGTTCTGTGAGTGTCCCGTCGATCAGCTGGCCGTATCCTGCAAGTCGCGCTCTTCCAAGAGGTCGGCCAGGACGGGAGTGTTACATCTATCGGCAAGGTCGAGGCCACTGAGGTGACCGGGCTCTTCGACCGCGCTCATTGAGAGCTGTCAAGAGTCGACGGAGCAGTGTTCGACCGCGACCGCTCGGCACCGGACCCACGTTCCGGGCCTTCGGCCGGGCTTTCGCGTTGGGATTGCCCCCGTCGCTCCGCTCGGGGGCGTGCGCTCTCTCGGTCGGTCGGACCCCCATGTGAGGGGGTCGCTCCCTCCGCTCGCTCGCTTGTGGCGGAGTTTCGGACAGTTTCAGGAACGTCCTCGAAGCAGGTACGACAGACATGGAGATCGGCGAAGTGTGAGTCGGTCCCGTTGATGCAGGGGTCGCCGCAGCCGTCACAGTGGTAGTGAGTGTAGGCGGACCACTGGGTCACGCAGACCACCCCGACCTACCAGATTTCTGACTATGAAAATCGGGCGTTTTGAGAAACGAGAAAACAGCCGCTACATGTCTGCTACCTTTAGAAAACTTGAAGATCGAGATGGGGTCGGAGGGATTTGAACCCCCGATCGGCTGATATCTCCGTCCTGTGCCTCGGAACTCCAGAGGGTCATCGTCGCGAACCGGTGATCAGCCGGCCGCTCAGTATATCAGCCCTTGGAGTTTCGTCCCAGGCACGTGGCCTCTGGAGTCAGCCGCCTTCCCGGACTAGGCCACGACCCCGCACTCCGGCGTATGCCGAGTTGCAGTAAAGGGGTTTCGGTTGTCGGGCGGCGATCAGTCCCGCTCGGTGTCGGACCAGTCACACTCCTGGCACTTGTAGCCGGTGACGAACGCCAGCGCGGAGGGCATGTAGCCGACCGTGACGACGTTCTCGCCACACTCCGGGCAGTCCATATCAGCGTCTTCGATCGGTTCTGCGTCCATCACGCTGTCGCCTTCGATGAGTTCGGCGAGGCTCTCGGGGGTCTGCATCCGGCCCTGGATCACGCGGTTGTCGGCCATGTTCGTTCGACGGGCCGGGACGCGCCTAAACCTTCCCACTCAGAGCCAGGGGGCCCGTTCGGTGTCCGGTTCGTAGTCGACCGCGGCGCCGTCGTCGGTTTGCTGGTCGGCGGCGACACCCTGGGACGCGCCGCCGTCGGAGAAGGCGGCGGTCAGGTCCACGTCGTCGGGGTGGTAGTCGGTGTGTCGCTCGCGGGCGTTGCCGGGGTCGAACGACAGCAGCGCGGTGACCGCGAGGACGCCCAGCGCTACGGGTGCGGTCGTCGGAAGGATACCCAGGACCGACAGCGAGAGGACGCCCAGCGCGACGGCGCTCCCGAAGCGGAACCGGTCGATGTCGACCGCGTTGCGCAGCCACGGGCTGGAGACGGCGACTGCCAGCGCGAAGCCGACGCCGATGCCGGCGGTCCCGGCGGCCCGGGCCAGCATCCAGGGGTCGACTGCCGTCACGAGCGTCGCGCCGGCAGGGTCGAACCCGGCCAGCAGGCCGAGTACGACGATGATCGCCGGGCGCGGGAGGAGTTCGCTGACCCGCGAACTGGCCGTCTGCGCGGCGATCGCCATGATGACGATGCCGGCGAACCGTTCGAGGACGCCCGTCCGGACGAGGCTGTCGATGGTCGGCGCGAGCGCGGCCTCGATCACGGCAAGCGGGATGAGCAGACTGCCGATCAGGAGGACAGTCGTGGCCTGCTCGCGTGGACCGCCGTCCATCTCGGCGAGGACGACCGCGACAGTCGCGGACCCTCCGAAGACCAGCAGGCCGACTTCGAGCATCCCCGTCCAGGTGGTGAGCGCACCGGCCAGGACGAGCACCGGGAAGATGCCGTCGATGAGCGGTAGCGCCATGACCGTTCCGAGCAGGCGGCCGCCACGGCCGACCCGCTGCTCGACGCGGAGTGCGACTGGGTGTCTGGAGCTACTCATCCTGGCTAACGCCCGGGTTCACCCGGTACCCGTCGGGAGGTTACCGCACTGGACGCGCACTGAGTGGCGGACCAGAGCTGTTTCCGGCTACCGAACCCTGTAAAGAATGTGTTGCCAGCTGCGGTCGAACTCGATTGCCGGACCGTGTTGGCGCCGAAGGATTCGGTAGCTCGCATATGTAACATTATCTTTCGTCAGAGTATAAACGTTGTGTGAGAAGCGGCCACACAGGTCGTGAAGCACAAGATAACCCGGGTATCGTGGACAGATGTCACAGATGAGCGGGTGTAAACCGCATGCCAGTTGTCCACAGAGGCGGGGCTGTCTCGCAACGTTTTTGCCCGGCCGTGGTGGACGGTTTACATGGCGAACGATTCCGAGCCCTTCTCCGAGAAACTCCGCGTTCCGGAGGCTCTCACATTCGACGACGTACTGTTGCGACCCAAAGAGTCTCGCGTCGAACCCGACGAGGCCGACACCGCGACCAGTGTCTCCCGCTCGGTCGAACTGAACGTTCCAGTTCTGACGGCTGCGATGGATACGGTCACCGAGAGCGACATGGCGATCGCCATGGCCCGGCAGGGCGGTCTGGGCGTCCTCCACCGGAACATGGACGCCGAGGAGATGGCCGACGAGATCGAGCGGGTCAAGCGGGCCGACGAACTGATCATCCGCGATGTCGTGACGGCCAGCCCGGAGCAGACCGTCCGGGAGGTCGACGAGATGATGGATCGGGAGGGCGTCTCCGGCGCGCCCGTCGTCGACGACGAGACCGGTGAGGTCCTGGGGATCATCTCCGGGACGGACATCCGGCCGTACCTCGAAGTCGGCGAGTCCGACGCCGTGACCGAAGCGATGACCGGCGAGGTCGTCACAGCCCCGGAAGATGTCTCGCCGCGGGACGCGCTGGAACTGATGTACGACCACAAGATCGAACGGGTCCCGATCGTCGACGAGGCGAACCGGCTGACCGGCCTCGTGACGATGAAAGGCGTCCTCCAGCGCCGCGAGTACGACGAGGCCGCACGCGACGAGGACGGCCACCTCCGGGTCGGCGCCGCCGTCGGCCCGTTCGAGCTGGACCGTGCACAGGCAGCAGACGACGCTGGCGCGGATATCCTCTTCATCGACTGCGCTCACGCGCACAACGCCAACGTCATCGACAGCGCCCGCGAGATCAAGGCCGAAGTCGGGGCCGACGTGGTCGTCGGCAACATCGGCACCCGCGAGGCGGCCGAGGCGGTCGTCGACTTCGCCGACGGCGTCAAGGTGGGCATCGGGCCGGGCTCGATCTGTACGACCCGCGTGGTCACCGGCGCCGGGATGCCCCAGATCACCGCCGTCGCACAGGTCGCTGACGTGGCCAGCCAGCACGACGTGCCGGTCATCGCCGACGGTGGCATCCGGTACTCCGGGGACGCGATCAAGGCCATCGCCGCCGGTGCCGACGCGGTCATGCTCGGATCGTACTTCGCCGGGACGGACGAGGCACCGGGCCGCGTCATCACGATGAACGGCAAGAAGTACAAGCAGTACCGCGGGATGGGCAGCGTCGGCGCGATGAACGAGGGCGGCGGCGAACGCTACCTCAAGGAGGACGAAGAAGACGAGGACTACGTCCCCGAAGGCGTCGAGGCGGCGACCCCCTACAAGGGCTCGCTCGAATCCGAACTCCACCAGCTCGTCGGCGGGATGCAGTCCGGGATGGGCTACGTCGGCGCAGAGACGATTCCGGAGTTCAAGACACGGGCCGAGTTCGTCCGTGTCTCGGCGGCCGGCCAGCAGGAGAGCCACCCGCACGACGTGATGATCACGGACGAGGCACCGAACTACAGTCCCGACAGCTGATCGGCGCTGTCGAGACGTTCAGAAACCGCGTCGAGACTGCTTCGACCGCTTTTCAGTACCCTTCGCCAGCCGTCTGACAGGCCGGACTACAGTAGCCGGTGTCTGCCGCCCGGGCGCTCGGGTGCGCGGCGAACGATTCCCCACAGTTCGGACAGTCGTAGTGGTCGAAGTCGGACATGACACCAGCGACGTAGCACCCGTACGCCGAAAATCGTTGTGGCGTCGGTCGGAAGATACTCCAGCCCCAGCGCCGAACAGGCCCCTGTGACCTCCTACACCCTCCACGTCGGCGACGACGAGGCACTGGGCGACAGCGCCAGAACCGTCCGACGGACGGTCTTCATCGAGGAACAGGGCGTCTCCGAAGCCGAAGAGATGGACGACAAGGACGGCGAGGCGACACATCTCGTGCTCGCCGATCAGGACGAACCAGTCGCAACGGCCCGGTACCGACTCGTCGACGACGAGACGGTCAAGATCGAGCGTGTCGCGGTCCTCGCCTCCCACCGCGGGACCGGACTGGGAGCACGGATCATGGAGGCGGCCGAATCGGCCGCCAGCGAGGACGGCGCTACCGAAGCCGTCCTCCACGGCCAGCGCCGTGTCGAGGGGTTCTACGCCGAGTTGGGCTACGAGTCCGTCGGCGACGAGTTCGAGGAGGCGGGCATCCCACACGTCGAGATGCGAAAGGACCTGACCTGAGCTACTCACGGACGAGCAAGTACACCACGACGACGCCGACGCCCGGGATCAGACCGACGAAGAACCCGAGCGCCGTCAGCACCGCCCAGAGCGCCGCGTTGTCGTTTCCGCGGCTCTGTGCGTCCCGATACACCCAGTACGTCGCGCCGATGAGGATCGCCAGCCCGACGATGGAGATGACCAGGAACAGCAACAGTACGATGATCTCTGTACCGCCCGGCATCTGCAACAGAGGGAGGGCCATACGTACACAACCTCCCGTGAGTTGTAAATCTCTTCGGGTGCGGGACGGGAGACCAGGCCACACGGGGCGCCCGCATACCGTTCACCGGACCTGGCTGGAAGGGAACCACTGTCGGACGTGCTCGTTTCACTGCACACGCATCGCTGCTTCGAATCCCTTCTCACAGCGATAGCTGCTCACGATCGGTTCGCAGCAAAAGCGGGCCGGAAGGGATTTGAACCGTGTGGAGACGGTCGCCCTCACTCCGTTCGGACGCTGCGACTCTCCGGGTTCAAGTCCCTTCCTCGACGTAGATTCGACTCCTCACGTCCGTTCGTCGTCAGAATACAACGGGCCGGAAGGGATTTGAACCCTCGACCGACGGCTTAAGAGGCCGTCGCTCTGCCAGACTGAGCTACCGGCCCAGTACAACTGATTCTGTGGGCGGCCTGCTCAAATAGGTTTTCATTCGCGGGGCTCGTGTCTGGCGTTCCCACGGTACTGTGGGCCCTCCGAGGGGACGAATGGACGTGATTAAAGGGGCTGGCCGCCAAGCGATACAGACACTTATGAGTGCAGCCAGCGGCATCACGATGGCCTCCATGTCCACGTACGCTATCTTGGGGTGTGGGAGCGTGGGGCATGCAGTGGCCGAAGAACTCGTCAACGAGGGCAAAGACGTGCTCATCCTCGATGCCGACGACGGTCGCGTGGAGGCGCTGCGCGACCAGGATCTCAACGCACAGCAGGCAGATATCGTCGAGGAAGATGTCGTCGGGATGGTCAGCGACCGGGATGTCGTCCTCATCATGTCGCCGGATGTCACCGCGAACGCAAAGGCGGTCGAGAACATCCGAGCCGCCGACGGCGACCAGTTCATCGTCGCGCGGGCCGACGATCCGGTCTCGGCCGACGAGCTGACGGAACTGGGTGCCGACGTAGTCATCAACCCGTCGGCGGTCATCGCGGACTCGGCGCTTCGGGCGCTCGAAACCGGCGAACTGGAGTACAAGGCGACACAGCTTGGCGATGTCATCGACGGGACCGAAGAGCGGATGGCGATCCTCATCCACCGCTCGCCGGACCCGGACTCGATCGCCTCCGCGGCGGCGCTTCGGGCCATCGCCGCGAGTCGTGACATCGATGCGGATATCATCTACGAGGGCGAGATCGGTCACCAGGAGAACCGCGCGTTCGTCAACCTGCTGGGCATCGATCTGGAGTCACAGGACTCGGTCGACCTCGACGACTACGACACGCTCGCGCTGGTCGATGTCGCGAAGGGCGGCGAGCCCATCGTCGAGTCGGTCGACATCGTGATCGACCACTACGAACACGAACACGAGTACGAACACGACGCCGCGTTCTCGGACATCCGACCGAACGTCTCCGCGACCTCGACGATCCTCACCAAGTACATCCAGGAACTGGACCTCACGCTGGATCAGACCGTCGCGACGGCGCTGCTCTACGGGATTCGAGCCGAGACGCTGGATTTCAAGCGGGACACGACGCCTGCCGATCTGACCGCCGCGGCGTATCTCTACCCGTTCGCCGACCACGACACGCTCGAACAGGTCGAGTCGCCGTCGATGTCACCGGAGACGCTCGATGTCCTGGCCGAGGCGATCCGGAACCGGGAGGTCCAGGGGAGCCACCTCGTCTCGAATGCCGGGTTCATCCGGGACCGTGACGCGCTCGCGCAGGCGGCCCAGCACCTCCTGAACCTCGAAGGGATCACGACGACAGCGGTGTTTGCCATCGCCGACGACACGATCTACTTGGCCGCACGCTCCAAGGACATCCGCATGAACATCGGGAAGGTGCTCTCGGACGCCTTCGGCGGGATGGGTGAGACAGCGGGTCACTCCACCGACGCCAGCGTCGAGATCCCGCTCGGGATCTTCACCGGGCTGGAGACCAACGACGACAACCGGGACACGCTGCTGGAACTGACAGAAGAGGCAGTCAAACGGAAGCTGTTCGAGGCGATGGGTGTCGACAGTTCGAGCAGCGAAGGCGGGAACGGGAACTAGGCTGCGACTTCTTCACTGTCGCTGTCGGAGTCGGCCGCCTGAAGCCGCTCGACGACATCGTTGACGATGACCACGTCGCCGACCGCCTGAACCCAGCGGTACGGGATGATGACACCGCGGGAACTTCGGGCCTGTTCGCCGAACAGTTCGGTGTTGAGCTGGTGGAGTGCCAGGCCCGTCACCGACTGGCGGTCCAGATCGAGACGGATGTCCTCGACTTCGCCGACGAACACACCGTTTTTCGAGTAGACTTCCCGCCCGACGAGCGTCGTGATCTCCTGTGGTACAGTCTCCGGGTCCATACGCAGGGACTTGTCCGGCCACCCCTTAAATGTTCTTTGCGGCGCCGGGAGCGTGGCAGACGGCCGTCGGACGCCTGAACGACGGGAGTCACCCGGTGGCAGTGATATCGCGGTGGACAGCAGCGTCCGCCAGAGCGGAATAGGCCCCGGCGGCCGCGTCCGTGAGGTCGTACGTGTCGTGGTAGTCGTCGGGGTCGCGCCCGCGACCGCTCGCCAGTCCGACCACGCGGGCGATGGTCTCGTAGTTGTCCCGGACCAGCGACCCGACGATTCCGGGCATCCCGGCTCGGTCAGCCAGTTCCTCCGCGGCGGCCCGGTCGGCGTACACCGTGCCCTCGTCGGTGTCGACCAGGACCATCGCGAACGGCGTCGCCCCGAACTGGGCGTCGAGAAAGCGCTGTGCCGGCTCGTCGTACCACGAGATCGCCCCCACGTCGTCGAGTTCTTCCAGGGCGCGCGCGGCCACGGAACAGTACGGGCATTCGCCGTCGTAGATCAGCACGGAAGCGAACGATGCCATAGCCGGCCGTAGGGACTCGACCGGCATAGGTCCGTCTCTCGCGCGGGTACCCACGCGCTTTTCCTCGTCGGGGCCGTACGGATGTCCGATGCGGGAGCTCTCGGCCTCGGTCGACATCCCAGTCCCACCGGAGACTGTCTGGAACGTCCTGACCGATGTCGAGGCGTATCCCCGATGGAACACGCTGTTGCGGATCGAGGGGGAACTCGCTCCGGGAGCGACGGTCGACGCACGGCTCTCGGTCCCCGGCCTCCCGACAGTGTCGTTCAGTCCGGAGATTCTGGCGGTCGACCCCGGACGCGAACTGCGCTGGCGCTCCGGACTACTGGGTGTCACCGCCGAGCACGCGTTCCTGCTGGAACCGCTCGATGGCGGGACCGGAACGCGGTTTACGCAGTACGAAGAGATCAGCGGTCCCCTCACCGCCCGAGTGGTCGATCGGCTGGCGAGACGGCTCCGCCGCGGATTCGAACAGATGAACGTCGGACTCAGGCGGCACGCGATCGCCGTCGCCGACACGTAGCGCCAGGCGTCAGCGGAGGTCGAGCTCGGTGTCGGTACACCGCCGCAGTCGGGCGTACGTCGAGTCGTCGACCGCGTCACGGACCAGCCCGTACACGCCACACAGCCCGTGTTCCCGGGCCTGTGTCGTCGTGTGATCGAGGAACCGGGCGACGCGCGCTTCGTCGGCGTACAGCAGGAACACGTTGAGGCTGTCGAACACGACCCACCCCAGCCCGTCGTCGAGGGCCTCGAACGCCCGTGACAGCCGCATACTCAGCCCGGTCAGGTCGTCGGGAACGAGCGGATCACAGACCCACATCGCACCGTCGTAGTCGGTCTCGGAGCCGGAGATCGGAACCTGGGCGACAGCGGAAAGCTCCGCACCGGCGGTCGAAAGCGTCTCTGCGATCTCGCTGGGTGCCGACGCCGAGACCACCAAGAGGTTGTCGTACGCGACGGGCGGGAGTTCACTGATCGGCGACTGCATGGTCGACACGGAGACCAGTGCTTGCGTGCCGCGATCGAGCCGTAAACCCCTCCCGATGCAGCGTGGATGTCGTCGTTACTGCTCACCGTCCGTTCCCCTCACGTCGTCCGGTTCCCACCCGGTTATCCCCACCCATCGATGGCATTGAACTGTCCTTGGGAGCAACCTCCATGTGTCGGGTTATATCTCTTTCGCCACCGCAAGGCTCATCGTGTCCGTGTGTAATGGTCACGCATGCCGTCGTTGGTGGTTCACTACGCGTTCGTCGGGCTCCTGGCCGCGACACTGCTGGGCGCGGCGTTCGACAGGCGCTCGTTGTTGCTCGCGCTGGCCGTGGTCACGTTCCCCGATATCGACTCGTTCATCGCACTGTTCTCGGAGGTCGGTCACCGGGCGGCACTGACGAACCTCGTCATCCCCGCGATGCTGGCCGCTCTCCTCGTGATCGACCTACACGTCCGGGAAGAATCGCTGATCCGAGCCCGCTGGGGCCTACGGGGTCAGAGTGGCGTGGTTCTGTGTGTTCGTCTACGCGGTCGGACACGTCCTGTTCGACGCTGTCAGCGGTGGCGCGAACCTCCTCTGGCCGATCCACGACCAGTTCTATCAGTTCAGGGGACGGCTCGAACTGTCTACCCAGCGGGGGATCGTCCAGACCTTCGTCGAGACGGGCACGAGCGGGGGGTCCGGTGGGGGAAGCGGCGGTTCCGGTGGCGGCGGGCTGCCGACGCCCAACGCGATGGGGAACAGCAGCGAGATCCAGATGGACACTGCGGTCGATCCGGACCCGTCGGGGACGGCGGACGGTCCCGTCGACCGGATCTTCCCGGTCGCACGCGGGGGCTGGCAACTGTACCTCCTCGTCGTAGGGACGCTCGCGACCGCCTCCCGGTTCCTCGTCGGACACGACCTCCCCGAGGAGTGACTGCGGTTTCGGACCCTTCATGTGGGTCCTGGGCGAGTACGCATCTATGGGCTTTGAGGTATCTCGACGACTCAGTGCCGCCGACACGGTGACGCTCGTCAACGCCGTCGTCGGATTCGTCGCCGGCGCCGTCGCGTTCACCGACCTCCATCTCGCAGCACGACTGCTCTTGCTCTCGGTGATCACGGATGCGCTCGACGGGATCGTCGCCAGGGGAAGCCAGGGGTCGGCGGTCGGCCCGCTGCTCGACTCGATCACCGACGTTGTCTCGTTCGGTGCCACGCCGAGCCTCTTCGTCTACGTCCTCCTCACCCGATACTTCGGGGACATTACCGAAACCGGGATCGCGGTGGGTCTCGCGATCACGCTCGTCGCATCCGCGTACGTGGTGTTCTCCATCGTCAGGACGGCCTTCTACGAGACGTACATCGACAGCGCGGACGGGCGGCCGGGGATGCCCAACTCGCTCGGTGCGATCGTTCTCTCGACGGCGTACCTCGGCGGGGTCCGACAGCCGGTCGTCTTGGCCGGCGCGATGCTCGTCTTCTCGGTCGCCATGATCGCGCCCTTCGACTACCCCAAACCCGGCCCGAGACACGTCACGCCGGTCGGCGTGGTGCTCGCGATGGCCGTGCTCGTTCCCGACGCGCTCTATCGCTTCGGGCCACGAGCGGTGTTGGTGATCGCCCTCCTGTTTTTCCTCGCCGGCCCGCGGTACTACTGGGCAGATTGACGCCGAGTCGGGCCCGCCGGTTCCTGCTTGCCTCTCCGCTGCCACCACACTCATACTGGTCGCAAGCGTAGTGTGAACCGCAATCAATCGCTTGTTTTCGAATCGCCGCACGTGGGGGGAAGAACTGGCGAAAGATTTATATAGTTATCAAACTTACCTTTGGTTAGGATGAATACAGAACAGCAGCTATTCGACGAGACGCCCCTCCGCCGGTTCGAGTACGACGACAGTGTCGTGCTCGCGGCGGACGTGGGTGCTGTCGGCGACGCTTCGGTCGACGTGGTCGACGGCACTGTCATCGTCGTTGCCGGTGACGAGCAACGTGAGTTGGAGGTGCCCGACGAGGACGCACGAGCGTTTATCAACCACGGCATCCTCACTATCGAACTGTCACCCAGCGAGGAGGACAACTGATGAAACTCACCGTCAAACCCCTGAAACAGAAGGACGCGGGCCGCGGACTCGCGGCGATCGACCGAGCCGCGATGGCCGAGATGGAGCTAGAGAACGGCGACTACATCGTCCTCAGCGGACAGCAGAACAACCGCGCGGTCGCGCGAGTGTGGCCAGGCTACCCCGAGGACGAAGGTAACGGGATCGTCCGGATCGACGGCCAGCTTCGTCAGGAGGCCGGCGTCGGGATCGACGACGGCGTGACCGTCGAGAAGGCCGACGTACAGCCCGCAACCAGCGTCACCGTGGCGCTGCCTCAGAACCTCCGGGTCCGTGGCAACGTCGCCCCGATGATCCGGAACAACCTCAGCGGGCAGGCCGTCACGCAGGGCCAGACGGTCCCCGTGAGCTTCGGTCTCGGGCCGCTCTCCTCGATGTCCGGCCAGAAGATCCCGCTGAAGATCGCCGAGACCGAACCCGCGGGGACGGTCGTCGTCACCGACTCCACCGAGATCCAGGTCAGCGAGAAGCCCGCCGAGCAGATCCGCGGCGCCGAGGGCGAGGCCGGTCGCGAGACCCCGGACGTGACCTACGAGGACATCGGTGGCCTCGACGACGAACTCGAACAGGTCCGGGAGATGATCGAACTGCCGATGCGCCACCCCGAACTGTTCCAGCAGCTCGGCATCGAGCCGCCGAAGGGCGTCCTCCTGCACGGCCCGCCGGGCACCGGGAAGACCCTGATGGCGAAAGCCGTCGCCAACGAGATCGACGCGTACTTCACGACCATCTCCGGCCCGGAGATCATGTCGAAGTACTACGGCGAGAGCGAGGAACAGCTCCGTGAGGTCTTCGAGGAGGCCGAGGAGAACTCGCCGGCGATCGTCTTCATCGACGAGATCGACTCCATC from Haloarcula pelagica carries:
- a CDS encoding DUF7127 family protein, which codes for MNTEQQLFDETPLRRFEYDDSVVLAADVGAVGDASVDVVDGTVIVVAGDEQRELEVPDEDARAFINHGILTIELSPSEEDN
- a CDS encoding protein sorting system archaetidylserine synthase (This PssA-like phosphatidyltransferase, along with a PssD-like decarboxylase, is required in Haloarchaea for the archaeosortase ArtA to replace the PGF-CTERM sorting signal with a C-terminal lipid anchor.); translated protein: MGFEVSRRLSAADTVTLVNAVVGFVAGAVAFTDLHLAARLLLLSVITDALDGIVARGSQGSAVGPLLDSITDVVSFGATPSLFVYVLLTRYFGDITETGIAVGLAITLVASAYVVFSIVRTAFYETYIDSADGRPGMPNSLGAIVLSTAYLGGVRQPVVLAGAMLVFSVAMIAPFDYPKPGPRHVTPVGVVLAMAVLVPDALYRFGPRAVLVIALLFFLAGPRYYWAD